Proteins from one Camelina sativa cultivar DH55 chromosome 8, Cs, whole genome shotgun sequence genomic window:
- the LOC104709712 gene encoding uncharacterized protein LOC104709712, with protein sequence MTNVNKLKNTNFLMWSRQVRALLDGYDRTGYVDDTIVVLPPTVTNAVVTNANPDYKIWTRSDRLIYSTLLGAISDSVQPLLSTTNMSAEIWSTLQAILVTPSRSHVQQLEKIFAGLPEDYNRVVDQLEGRKRCPYLSKVLKKLIHQENKLKALIPASSLLPVFAHAVKYHGKSHNSEQSWPSPLGNQTWQQRQFPPRSSNIQSRGGYQGRCQLCGVHGHSAKHCS encoded by the exons ATGACGAATGTCAACAAACTCAAGAACACCAACTTCCTAATGTGGAGCCGACAGGTTCGTGCACTTCTTGATGGCTATGACCGCACAGGCTACGTTGACGACACTATTGTTGTCCTGCCTCCGACCGTCACCAATGCTGTTGTCACTAATGCTAATCCAGACTACAAGATCTGGACTCGTTCGGATCGCCTTATTTATAGCACTCTTCTCGGTGCTATCTCTGACTCCGTCCAGCCGCTTCTCTCCACCACCAACATGTCGGCTGAGATCTGGTCCACTCTCCAGGCGATCTTGGTAACCCCTAGCCGCTCTCATGTCCAACAG CTTGAGAAGATCTTTGCGGGTCTTCCTGAAGATTACAATCGCGTGGTTGATCAACTTGAAGGACGTAAGAGGTGTCCTTATCTTTCTAAGGTGCTCAAAAAACTGATACATCAAGAGAACAAGCTGAAGGCACTCATACCAGCGTCTTCATTGCTTCCGGTGTTCGCTCATGCAGTTAAGTATCATGGCAAGAGCCACAATAGCGAACAGTCATGGCCATCACCCCTAGGTAACCAAACATGGCAACAACGACAATTTCCGCCGCGTTCATCAAACATTCAATCTCGTGGTGGATATCAAGGACGGTGTCAGCTTTGCGGTGTACATGGGCATAGCGCTAAACATTGCTCCTAA
- the LOC104707572 gene encoding putative leucine-rich repeat receptor-like serine/threonine-protein kinase At2g24130: MLKQCPLSCLLFIFFFIPKLSFSCPQDQGKSLLEFKNLLMTHNVKNRSTGEIDLMERFKTWRPNSDCCKWQLVRCNARSPSREVIGEIPGDAFVNLTSLISLDMSENSFHGSIPPTLYSLKSLRHLDLSRNVIGGMLSGDIKELKNLQELILDENLIVGLNETFLVASIIEKLPPTWKDFKTHLKHIHEDRSLEQLILKLRVEEENRKNEKSEFSSMEAKANVVEGNSSKFKGFKKNKNVKRTFIPPKGSNFKKKPQGACWVCGKHGIELRSVAIRKKGHHVEKQIMQTSSKISSLRSFPKQT, translated from the exons atgctgaaGCAATGTCCTCTCTCCTGCttgctcttcatcttcttcttcataccAAAACTATCTTTCTCTTGCCCACAAGACCAAGGAAAATCCCTTCTCGAGTTCAAGAACTTGCTGATGACTCACAATGTCAAGAACCGTTCCACAGGAGAAATCGACTTAATGGAACGTTTCAAGACATGGAGGCCAAACTCAGATTGCTGCAAGTGGCAACTCGTGAGATGTAACGCTCGTTCGCCTTCAAGAGAAGTAATAG GAGAGATTCCTGGAGATGCGTTTGTGAACTTGACCAGCTTGATCTCTCTCGACATGAGTGAGAATAGCTTCCACGGCTCTATCCCTCCTACATTGTACTCCTTGAAAAGTCTTCGGCATCTTGACTTAAGCAGGAATGTTATTGGCGGTATGTTGAGTGGTGACATCAAAGAGCTCAAGAATCTGCAGGAATTGATCTTAGACGAGAATCTCATTGTGGGGCTGAATGAAACTTTCCTGGTTGCATCCATTATTGAAAAGTTGCCTCCAACTTGGAAAGATTTCAAGACCCACCTGAAACATATTCATGAAGATAGGAGTCTTGAGCAGTTAATTTTGAAACTTCGAGTCGAAGAAGAAAATCGCAAGAACGAGAAATCTGAGTTCTCGTCGATGGAAGCAAAGGCCAATGTAGTTGAGGGAAACAGTTCCAAATTCAAGGGCtttaagaagaacaaaaacgtTAAGAGAACGTTCATTCCACCAAAGGGTTCTAACTTCAAGAAGAAGCCACAAGGTGCTTGTTGGGTGTGTGGAAAACATGGCATAGAGCTAAGGTCTGTCGCCATAAGAAAGAAGGGACATCATGTGGAGAAGCAAATAATGCAAACCTCGTCGAAGATCAGTTCGTTGCGGTCATTTCCGAAGCAAACATGA